From the genome of Aricia agestis chromosome 9, ilAriAges1.1, whole genome shotgun sequence, one region includes:
- the LOC121730108 gene encoding prolow-density lipoprotein receptor-related protein 1-like, whose protein sequence is MTLPHNSLSFSEPAYCSHDSSSTWEPLYTSQIWSDSNLRKTIINAPLSETRGVKYCYTCRGKVRNYQLTSPDTFFVPCKHSTPKGNKQKESYRQNSDDSHVYSISKPFSSNQEIPATNFDDNAARIENSHIPTISEQLDGNFRTKYVNAEYSRSPCGGRRLRKSLKGLRCIVNFALTDSPKKKRTQIQACSISLMIVAIVVISLILVNFTSPNLLNANSTSTNVVPTNIMFNETTSAIVSDGPATSPAVEASTSAAVTEQTLLISTSNYSKTNTVITKLRENIRTYRKNLSKEEVKKSNINNRDLSQKFCSCQTNEICMLNETSGTSYCRVAADMDDPTGCGGLCALETEACHLVDRSHGARVCRQINPVTCSPKHWRCKNGLCVPLEARCDGYVQCYDRSDEINCECDLKTHFRCSQLMSCFPNRKLCDGYVDCWDGYDELNCTAECPEHQFTCNDGQCIPSVRFCDGVPDCDDQSDEPSGCAACGTHEIRCKNNRCIPSSARCDGRNDCGDNTDELNCS, encoded by the exons ATGACATTACCGCACAACAGTTTGAGCTTTAGCGAACCAGCATACTGCAGCCACGACAGTTCGTCCACTTGGGAGCCGCTATATACCTCCCAAATTTGGTCTGACAGTAATTTAAGGAAAACCATCATCAATGCGCCGCTGTCGGAAACTAGGGGAGTCAAATATTGTTACACTTGCCGGGGAAAAGTCAGAAACTACCAGCTTACCTCTCCGGACACTTTTTTCGTACCCTGCAAGCATTCCACGCCGAAAGGTAACAAGCAGAAGGAGTCATACCGACAGAACAGCGATGACAGTCATGTCTATTCCATATCGAAGCCTTTCTCTTCTAATCAAGAAATACCTGCAACAAACTTTGACGATAACGCTGCTAGAATTGAAAATTCCCATATTCCCACCATCTCCGAGCAACTTGATGGCAATTTTCGTACCAAGTACGTGAACGCTGAATACAGTCGGTCCCCGTGTGGAGGCAGACGACTGAGAAAAAGTCTGAAAGGACTGCGATGTATCGTAAACTTTGCCTTGACGGATAGTCCGAAGAAGAAGCGGACTCAGATTCAGGCGTGCTCAATAAGTCTTATGATTGTAGCTATCGTAGTGATAAGCTTAATTCTAGTTAATTTTACTTCTCCAAATTTATTGAACGCTAATAGTACTAGTACAAATGTAGTGCCAACTAATATAATGTTCAACGAGACGACGTCGGCTATAGTCAGCGACGGACCGGCGACGTCGCCGGCGGTAGAAGCCAGCACGAGTGCGGCCGTCACCGAACAAACTTTACTGATCTCTACCTCAAATTATTCTAAAACAAATACCGTCATAACGAAGCTACGCGAAAACATTAGAACTTACCGGAAAAACTTGAGTAAGGAGGAGGTAAAGAAATCGAATATCAACAATAGAGACTTGAGTCAAAAATTTTGCTCGTGCCAAACTAATGAGATTTGTATGCTGAATGAAACTAGCGGGACTTCGTATTGTAGAGTTGCGGCGGACATGGATGATCCCACAG GCTGTGGAGGTTTATGTGCCTTAGAGACTGAAGCATGTCATCTGGTAGATAGGAGCCATGGTGCCCGAGTGTGTCGGCAAATCAACCCGGTGACTTGTTCGCCGAAACACTGGCGGTGCAAGAATGGTCTGTGTGTGCCTCTGGAGGCCCGGTGCGACGGCTACGTGCAGTGCTACGACAGATCTGATGAAATTAACTGTG aatgtGATCTCAAAACACATTTTCGGTGCAGCCAGCTAATGTCTTGTTTTCCAAATAGAAAATTATGCGACGGATATGTAGACTGTTGGGATGGCTACGACGAACTCAACTGCACAGCTG aatGCCCCGAGCACCAGTTCACATGTAACGACGGTCAATGTATACCGTCGGTTCGGTTCTGTGATGGGGTGCCGGACTGCGACGACCAAAGCGACGAGCCCAGCGGTTGCGCCGCGTGCGGAACCCACGAGATACGCTGCAAGAACAATCGGTGCATCCCGTCCTCTGCCAGATGTGATGGTAGAAACGATTGTGGTGATAACACGGACGAATTAAATTGTTCTTGA